The Micavibrio sp. TMED2 genome includes a window with the following:
- a CDS encoding ferredoxin--NADP(+) reductase, whose product MTNAAEIAAGETLSTDVIIIGAGPVGLFAVFELGLLDLKAHLIDILDKPGGQCAELYPEKPIYDIPALPVVTGQELTDRLMEQIAPFDPTFHLNEMVVELQRTGDDTKWRATTDNGTVIEAPVIMIAAGGGSFMPKKPPLEGIDAFEGSSVFYSVRQMEKFRGRNLMIAGGGDSALDWTINLQPLAESLTLIHHRDGFRGHPDSVNKMKALAESGQINLEIAKMKRLNGTDGVLESVTVESKEKGQYDIACDTLLPFFGLTMKLGPVADFGLNLHENLIPVDTEKFETSQPGIFAIGDINWYPGKLKLILSGFHEAALAAQQAFRYVRPNDRLRFQYTTSSSDLQKKLGV is encoded by the coding sequence ATGACCAACGCCGCCGAGATTGCCGCAGGTGAAACCCTGTCGACCGATGTGATTATCATCGGCGCGGGTCCGGTTGGCCTGTTTGCCGTATTCGAGCTTGGCCTGCTCGACCTCAAGGCACATCTGATCGATATTCTCGACAAGCCGGGCGGACAATGCGCGGAGCTGTATCCGGAGAAGCCGATCTATGACATCCCGGCCCTGCCCGTGGTCACCGGTCAGGAACTTACCGACCGCCTGATGGAGCAGATTGCGCCATTCGATCCGACCTTCCACCTCAACGAGATGGTGGTTGAGCTGCAGCGTACCGGCGATGACACCAAATGGCGTGCCACAACCGATAATGGCACGGTTATCGAGGCACCGGTCATCATGATCGCTGCCGGTGGTGGCAGCTTCATGCCGAAGAAACCGCCGCTGGAAGGCATCGATGCCTTTGAAGGCAGCAGCGTGTTCTACTCTGTCCGTCAGATGGAGAAGTTCCGTGGCCGTAACCTGATGATTGCCGGTGGCGGCGACAGTGCCCTCGACTGGACCATCAACCTGCAGCCTCTCGCCGAGAGCCTGACTCTGATCCATCACCGCGACGGTTTCCGTGGCCACCCGGACAGCGTGAACAAGATGAAGGCACTGGCCGAGAGCGGTCAGATCAACCTTGAGATCGCCAAGATGAAGCGTCTCAACGGTACCGATGGCGTGCTTGAGAGCGTCACTGTCGAGAGCAAGGAAAAAGGCCAGTACGATATTGCATGCGATACCCTGCTGCCGTTCTTCGGCCTGACCATGAAGCTTGGCCCGGTTGCGGATTTCGGTCTGAACCTGCATGAGAACCTGATCCCGGTCGATACCGAGAAATTCGAGACCAGCCAGCCGGGCATCTTCGCCATCGGTGATATCAACTGGTATCCGGGCAAACTGAAACTGATCCTGTCAGGCTTCCACGAGGCTGCCCTCGCCGCCCAGCAGGCATTCCGCTATGTGCGCCCGAATGACCGCCTGCGCTTCCAATACACAACCTCAAGCTCCGACCTGCAGAAGAAGCTCGGCGTTTAA
- a CDS encoding ferredoxin — protein sequence MKILVTDRDGVEHSLDAIEGWRVMEIIRDHGLPIKAECGGACACATCHVYVDETWQARLPEPTDEEIDMLDNALEVEDNSRLSCQIIFNPEYDGLKVTLAPEDM from the coding sequence ATGAAAATACTGGTAACCGACCGCGACGGCGTGGAACACAGCCTCGACGCAATCGAAGGCTGGCGCGTGATGGAAATCATCCGGGACCACGGCCTGCCGATCAAGGCAGAGTGCGGCGGGGCCTGTGCCTGCGCCACCTGCCACGTCTATGTTGACGAGACATGGCAAGCGCGCTTGCCCGAGCCGACGGACGAGGAAATTGACATGCTCGACAATGCACTTGAGGTTGAGGACAACTCACGCCTGTCCTGCCAGATCATCTTCAATCCCGAGTATGACGGTCTGAAGGTCACTCTGGCACCGGAAGACATGTAA
- a CDS encoding sugar fermentation stimulation protein SfsA, with protein MLKQAGHIPFEQPLIKATLIQRYKRFLADVTLADGSEITVHCPNPGAMTGLKDPGSTVWILDSGNPKRKLRYTLELIETGGGLVGINTNRPNRIAEAAISAGLVPELQPGPDYSLRREVKYGENSRIDLLFEPVTDHDRDKPMTFIEIKNVHLRRPEVADGRIAEFPDSVTKRGAKHLDELANQVTAGHRAVMLYVIQRMDCDRFGLAADIDPDYATAFTRARNAGVEMLAYQCDIDLTGTILGKRLAVMPVVD; from the coding sequence ATGCTGAAACAAGCCGGACATATCCCTTTTGAACAGCCCCTTATCAAGGCGACGCTGATCCAGCGCTACAAGCGCTTTCTCGCCGATGTCACACTGGCCGATGGCAGCGAGATCACCGTGCATTGCCCCAATCCCGGTGCCATGACCGGGTTGAAGGACCCGGGCTCAACCGTCTGGATTCTCGACAGCGGCAATCCCAAGCGCAAGCTGCGCTATACGCTGGAGCTGATCGAGACCGGTGGTGGGCTTGTCGGCATCAACACCAACCGCCCGAACAGGATCGCCGAAGCCGCCATCAGTGCAGGACTGGTGCCGGAACTGCAGCCCGGCCCGGACTATAGTCTGCGCCGGGAGGTGAAGTACGGCGAGAACAGCCGCATCGATCTGTTGTTTGAGCCGGTGACAGATCATGACCGTGACAAGCCCATGACCTTCATTGAGATCAAGAATGTTCACCTGCGCCGCCCGGAAGTCGCTGATGGCAGGATTGCCGAGTTTCCGGATTCTGTCACAAAACGCGGCGCGAAACATCTGGACGAACTGGCCAATCAGGTCACAGCGGGACATCGCGCTGTCATGCTCTATGTCATTCAGCGTATGGATTGCGACCGGTTTGGGCTGGCAGCCGACATCGATCCCGATTACGCCACGGCCTTCACCCGCGCCCGAAACGCAGGGGTTGAGATGCTGGCCTATCAGTGTGACATTGATCTTACCGGAACAATCCTTGGAAAGAGACTGGCTGTTATGCCTGTTGTGGACTAG
- a CDS encoding type I methionyl aminopeptidase — MEQASDAARTNDIPRHGEAGFAGMRAAGRLAAEALDMITPYVKPGVTTGELDKILHEFTLDNGAIPAPLNYKGFTKATCISVNHVVCHGIPGDKKLLNGDILNIDVTVILDGWYGDTSRMYFCGDKISVKAKRLVDVTYQSLMKAIEVVKPGATLGDIGHTIQSYVESERFSVVRDFCGHGLGQVFHAPPSVLHFGRPGEGLVLEPGMFFTIEPMVNAGDYRVKILSDGWTAVTRDRSLSAQFEHSIAVTETGYEIFTLSPAGYTQPPYSG, encoded by the coding sequence ATGGAACAAGCCTCAGACGCCGCCCGAACCAACGATATTCCACGCCACGGCGAAGCCGGGTTTGCCGGTATGCGCGCCGCTGGCCGGTTAGCCGCCGAAGCCCTCGACATGATCACCCCATACGTCAAGCCCGGCGTCACCACCGGCGAGCTCGACAAGATTTTGCACGAGTTCACACTCGACAATGGCGCGATCCCGGCCCCGCTGAATTACAAGGGCTTTACCAAGGCCACCTGTATCTCGGTCAATCACGTGGTGTGTCACGGCATACCGGGCGACAAGAAACTGCTGAATGGCGATATTCTGAATATCGATGTCACGGTCATCCTTGATGGCTGGTACGGTGATACCAGCCGGATGTATTTCTGTGGCGACAAGATCAGTGTGAAGGCCAAGCGGCTGGTCGATGTGACCTATCAATCCCTGATGAAGGCGATTGAAGTGGTCAAACCCGGCGCCACGCTGGGCGATATCGGCCATACCATCCAGAGCTATGTTGAAAGCGAGCGCTTCTCTGTCGTGCGCGATTTCTGTGGCCACGGGCTGGGACAAGTTTTTCACGCCCCGCCATCGGTGCTGCATTTCGGTCGTCCCGGCGAAGGGCTGGTGCTGGAGCCCGGCATGTTCTTCACCATCGAGCCGATGGTCAATGCCGGTGATTACCGGGTTAAGATCCTGTCCGATGGGTGGACTGCTGTGACCCGTGACCGTTCACTTTCCGCACAGTTTGAGCACTCCATTGCCGTGACAGAAACTGGCTACGAGATATTCACTCTTTCTCCCGCAGGTTACACCCAACCTCCATACAGCGGATAG
- a CDS encoding phosphoribosylformylglycinamidine synthase yields MKARVHVTLKTGVLDPQGKAIEQALHGLGFDEVGEVRQGKFIEVELPKASDAAAAEEAVKSMCDKLLANPVIEDYRIDLTD; encoded by the coding sequence ATGAAGGCTAGGGTCCATGTCACGCTGAAAACCGGTGTTCTCGATCCCCAGGGCAAGGCGATTGAACAGGCGCTGCACGGTCTTGGTTTCGATGAGGTCGGTGAGGTCCGTCAGGGCAAATTCATCGAGGTCGAACTGCCGAAAGCCAGCGATGCCGCTGCGGCTGAGGAAGCTGTCAAATCCATGTGTGACAAGCTGCTCGCCAATCCGGTGATCGAAGACTACCGGATTGACCTGACGGATTGA
- a CDS encoding phosphoribosylaminoimidazolesuccinocarboxamide synthase, whose product MNRRRVIYEGKAKVLFEGPEPGLLIQYFKDDATAFNAKKLEVLNGKGVLNNRISAYLMTRLSEIGVPNHFVRPLNMREQLIREVEIIPVEVVVRNIAAGSFAERFAVPEGTVLPRSIIEHFYKSDQLNDPMVSEEHITAFGWASPQELDDMLALTLRVNDYLSGLFLGVGMKLVDFKIEFGRLYGSDDMRIVLADEISPDNCRLWDIETDEKMDKDRFRRDMGGVIEAYQEVARRLGILPENGITESGEPKEATMVEFPTQKKDGTRNEG is encoded by the coding sequence ATGAACCGACGTCGCGTTATTTATGAAGGTAAGGCAAAAGTTCTGTTTGAAGGACCGGAGCCAGGCCTGCTGATCCAGTATTTCAAGGACGATGCCACCGCATTCAATGCCAAGAAGCTCGAGGTATTGAACGGCAAGGGCGTCCTGAACAACCGCATTTCAGCCTATCTCATGACCCGGCTGAGTGAAATCGGTGTCCCGAACCACTTTGTCCGCCCGCTCAACATGCGTGAGCAGCTGATCCGTGAGGTTGAGATCATCCCGGTCGAGGTCGTGGTACGCAATATCGCTGCCGGCAGCTTTGCCGAGCGTTTTGCCGTGCCGGAAGGGACCGTGCTGCCACGGTCGATCATCGAGCATTTCTACAAGAGCGATCAACTCAACGACCCGATGGTGTCGGAAGAGCATATTACGGCTTTCGGCTGGGCATCGCCACAGGAACTCGACGACATGCTGGCGCTCACCCTGCGGGTGAATGACTATCTGAGCGGTCTGTTCCTCGGTGTCGGCATGAAGCTGGTCGACTTCAAGATCGAGTTCGGTCGTCTCTATGGTTCCGATGACATGCGCATTGTTCTGGCTGACGAGATCAGCCCGGATAACTGCCGCCTCTGGGATATCGAGACCGACGAGAAGATGGATAAGGACCGGTTCCGTCGCGATATGGGCGGCGTGATCGAGGCCTATCAGGAAGTCGCGCGTCGTCTCGGCATTCTGCCCGAGAATGGCATAACAGAGAGTGGTGAGCCGAAAGAGGCCACCATGGTGGAATTCCCAACACAGAAGAAGGACGGCACCCGCAATGAAGGCTAG
- a CDS encoding phosphoribosylformylglycinamidine synthase I, giving the protein MKAAIVVFPGSNRERDVALALERASGNKPVMLWHRDSELPKCDLVVLPGGFSYGDYLRCGAMASQSPIMRAVKEYADKGGAVIGICNGFQILTESHLLPGVMLQNSSLRFIARKVHLRVEQTDSPFTQHFKVGQTIHVPVAHNEGAYFADDATLDQLEGEGRVAFRYVEPNGEATPAGNPNGAARNIAGILSANQRVLGMMPHPENATDILHGGIDGLPLFTSIAEKLAA; this is encoded by the coding sequence CTGAAGGCCGCCATCGTGGTTTTCCCCGGTTCCAACCGCGAGCGCGATGTTGCCCTCGCCCTGGAACGCGCCAGCGGCAACAAGCCGGTCATGCTGTGGCATCGGGATTCGGAACTGCCGAAATGTGATCTGGTCGTCCTGCCCGGCGGCTTCTCCTATGGCGATTATCTGCGTTGCGGTGCCATGGCATCCCAGTCGCCGATCATGCGCGCGGTCAAGGAATATGCCGACAAGGGCGGTGCCGTGATCGGCATCTGCAACGGTTTCCAGATCCTGACCGAGAGTCACCTGCTCCCCGGTGTCATGCTGCAAAACAGCAGCCTGCGCTTCATCGCCCGCAAGGTACATCTGCGGGTTGAGCAAACCGATAGCCCGTTCACCCAGCACTTCAAGGTTGGGCAGACAATCCATGTACCGGTTGCCCATAACGAGGGCGCCTATTTCGCCGATGACGCCACCCTCGACCAGCTTGAGGGCGAAGGCCGGGTTGCCTTCCGCTATGTCGAGCCGAATGGCGAGGCTACCCCTGCCGGCAACCCGAACGGTGCCGCCCGCAATATTGCTGGTATCCTGAGCGCTAACCAGCGCGTGCTCGGCATGATGCCACACCCGGAAAACGCAACCGATATCCTGCATGGTGGCATTGATGGTCTGCCACTCTTCACCTCTATTGCCGAGAAACTCGCCGCATGA
- a CDS encoding phosphoribosylformylglycinamidine synthase II, whose protein sequence is MSTQSAEAAKSAVKPTAKPRPGEPEITLELAKEHGLTQMEYAMMLGIMGRNPTLTELGIFSAMWSEHCSYKSSRAFLARLPTKAPWVIQGPGENAGVIDVGDNQAIVFKMESHNHPSFIEPYQGAATGVGGIMRDVFTMGARPIANLNALRFGSPDHPKTRHLIGGVVAGIGGYGNCVGIPTVAGETNFHAAYNGNILVNAMTVGLADADRIFYSKASGVGNPVVYVGSKTGRDGIHGATMSSAEFDDESEAKRPTVQVGDPFTEKLVMEACLELMATDTIIAIQDMGAAGLTSSAVEMSDKGGLGMRLDLDKVPLRETGMTPYEIMLSESQERMLIVLKPGAEEQAKAIFDKWELDFSVIGELTDTGRLQLFMHGDCYADIEVSPLVENSPKYERPHEPTPAQPALPADVAVNSPPVLGALKTLIGSPDLASRRWIWEQYDSFIGGDTLQGPGGDAAVVRLPGTTKAIAVTTDCTPRYVLADPVEGGKQAVAEAYRNISAVGGKPLAVTDNMNFGNPEKPRIMGQFVGAVDGMAEACTVLEFPVVSGNVSLYNETNGEAILPTPAIGGVGVIADIEKTAHMAPGDGDTIYLLGETKGHLGQSLYLREILGQEAGPPPPVDLIAERKHGELVRKLIGDGKVSAVHDLSDGGLAVALLDMLMAGKVGATVEADLATKDAGFWFGEDQGRYLLATSDAAALEAAAGDVPLVKLATVSGTDLVLGDDSVDLDSFKSIHENWLPSYMNGK, encoded by the coding sequence ATGAGTACGCAATCAGCCGAAGCCGCAAAATCAGCCGTCAAGCCAACCGCCAAGCCGCGGCCCGGTGAACCGGAGATCACGCTGGAACTGGCCAAGGAACATGGCCTGACCCAGATGGAATACGCCATGATGCTCGGCATTATGGGTCGTAACCCGACCCTGACCGAGCTTGGCATCTTCTCCGCCATGTGGTCCGAGCACTGCTCGTACAAATCCTCGCGCGCCTTCCTCGCACGCCTGCCGACCAAGGCACCATGGGTCATTCAGGGACCGGGCGAGAATGCCGGGGTTATCGATGTGGGTGACAATCAGGCGATCGTCTTCAAGATGGAGAGCCACAACCACCCCTCCTTCATCGAGCCATATCAGGGCGCTGCAACCGGTGTTGGCGGCATCATGCGTGATGTCTTCACCATGGGTGCCCGCCCGATTGCCAATCTGAACGCCCTGCGTTTCGGTTCTCCCGACCATCCGAAAACCCGCCACCTAATCGGCGGTGTCGTTGCCGGTATCGGTGGATACGGTAACTGCGTCGGCATTCCGACCGTCGCCGGTGAGACCAATTTCCACGCAGCCTATAACGGCAATATCCTCGTCAACGCCATGACCGTTGGCCTCGCTGACGCTGACCGCATCTTCTATTCCAAGGCGTCCGGCGTCGGTAATCCGGTCGTCTATGTTGGTTCCAAGACCGGTCGCGACGGCATCCACGGTGCCACCATGTCCTCGGCCGAGTTCGACGACGAGAGCGAAGCCAAGCGCCCAACCGTTCAGGTTGGCGACCCCTTCACCGAAAAACTGGTGATGGAAGCCTGCCTCGAACTGATGGCAACCGATACCATCATCGCCATTCAGGATATGGGGGCTGCCGGCCTCACCTCCTCCGCCGTCGAGATGTCAGACAAGGGCGGCCTCGGTATGCGCCTTGATCTGGACAAGGTGCCGCTGCGCGAAACCGGCATGACGCCATACGAGATCATGCTCTCCGAGAGTCAGGAACGGATGCTGATCGTCCTGAAACCCGGTGCCGAGGAACAGGCCAAGGCCATCTTCGACAAATGGGAACTCGACTTCTCGGTTATTGGCGAGCTGACCGATACCGGTCGCCTGCAGCTGTTCATGCATGGCGATTGCTATGCTGATATCGAGGTCTCACCACTGGTCGAGAACTCACCGAAATACGAACGCCCGCATGAGCCGACCCCGGCACAGCCAGCACTGCCTGCCGATGTGGCAGTCAACAGCCCACCGGTCCTCGGTGCGCTCAAGACCCTGATCGGCTCACCCGACCTCGCATCCCGTCGCTGGATCTGGGAGCAGTATGACAGCTTCATCGGTGGCGATACCCTGCAAGGCCCCGGTGGTGATGCCGCCGTTGTCCGCCTGCCCGGCACCACCAAGGCGATTGCCGTTACCACTGACTGCACCCCGCGCTATGTCCTCGCAGATCCGGTCGAGGGCGGTAAACAGGCGGTGGCGGAAGCCTATCGCAACATCTCAGCGGTTGGCGGCAAGCCATTGGCGGTGACCGACAATATGAATTTCGGCAACCCGGAAAAGCCACGGATCATGGGCCAGTTTGTCGGTGCCGTTGATGGCATGGCCGAGGCCTGTACCGTACTTGAATTCCCGGTCGTCTCCGGCAATGTCAGCCTTTATAACGAGACCAACGGCGAAGCGATCCTGCCGACCCCGGCAATCGGCGGCGTCGGTGTTATTGCCGACATTGAAAAAACCGCCCATATGGCGCCGGGTGATGGCGACACCATCTATCTGCTCGGTGAGACCAAGGGTCATCTCGGCCAATCGCTTTACCTGCGTGAAATCCTCGGTCAGGAAGCAGGTCCACCACCACCGGTCGACCTGATCGCCGAGCGCAAGCATGGCGAACTGGTGCGCAAGCTGATCGGTGATGGCAAGGTTTCGGCTGTCCATGATCTCTCCGATGGTGGTCTGGCAGTTGCCCTGCTCGACATGCTCATGGCTGGCAAGGTCGGCGCTACTGTCGAGGCGGATCTGGCAACCAAGGATGCCGGGTTCTGGTTCGGTGAGGATCAGGGCCGTTATCTGCTGGCCACCAGCGATGCGGCAGCACTCGAGGCTGCGGCTGGCGATGTGCCACTGGTCAAGCTCGCAACCGTATCCGGTACCGACCTCGTGCTTGGTGATGACAGCGTCGATCTCGACAGCTTCAAATCCATCCACGAAAACTGGTTGCCGAGCTATATGAATGGCAAGTGA
- a CDS encoding BolA family transcriptional regulator: MPMDAATIEAMIKEAFPDATITINDLRGDGDHYAAHVKSEAFRGKSRVQQHQLVYKALQGRMGNELHALALQTSAPD, translated from the coding sequence ATGCCAATGGATGCCGCCACGATCGAAGCGATGATCAAGGAAGCCTTCCCCGACGCCACGATCACCATCAATGACCTGCGTGGTGATGGCGATCACTATGCCGCCCATGTCAAATCCGAGGCATTCCGCGGCAAGAGCCGGGTTCAGCAACACCAGCTCGTCTATAAGGCGCTGCAGGGCCGTATGGGCAATGAACTCCATGCTCTCGCCCTGCAAACCAGCGCGCCAGACTGA
- a CDS encoding monothiol glutaredoxin, Grx4 family, which yields MTLENPVHEQIKREITDNDVVLFMKGTPTFPMCGFSAAVVQVLNHLGVDYHSINVLDDPGIRNGIKEFSDWPTIPQFYVKGEFIGGCDIIREMFETGELIDMLKTKGINVQAADA from the coding sequence ATGACCTTGGAAAATCCTGTCCACGAACAGATCAAACGCGAGATCACCGACAACGACGTGGTGCTGTTCATGAAGGGCACCCCGACCTTCCCGATGTGCGGTTTCTCCGCCGCCGTGGTTCAGGTGCTCAACCATCTCGGCGTTGACTATCACAGCATAAATGTTCTCGACGATCCGGGTATCCGCAACGGCATCAAGGAATTCAGCGACTGGCCAACCATCCCGCAATTCTATGTGAAGGGTGAGTTCATTGGCGGCTGCGATATCATCCGTGAGATGTTCGAGACCGGTGAACTGATCGATATGCTCAAGACCAAGGGCATCAATGTACAAGCGGCCGATGCCTGA
- a CDS encoding protein RarD translates to MADIQQSPHQTDLDEARSVLRALAAALTAFIIWGVSPVFFKQLGHVAPLEILAHRVVWTVIMLAILFQIRGLWPAVRAEIGSKRKLIAYTATTILIATNWGVFIWAINDQRIVQVSLGYYINPLVVVALAMIFLGERLRRLQAISVVFAIAGVGYSVWQVGNIPLVTLCLAFSFSTYAVIRKREGLDPFIGLFVETLLLVPVAVAYIAYRELEGVGAIMNTGIGTHVLLFLAGIVTAIPLICYMQGARHLPLKTMGLLSYIAPSLQLLVGVALYGEAFTTDTMITFGLIWIGLAIYTTDSFHARRKPKPPVTP, encoded by the coding sequence ATGGCTGATATTCAGCAATCCCCTCACCAGACAGATCTGGATGAGGCCCGGTCGGTTCTGCGCGCACTGGCAGCAGCCCTAACCGCCTTCATCATCTGGGGCGTCTCACCGGTCTTCTTCAAACAGCTTGGCCATGTGGCACCGCTGGAGATACTCGCCCACCGGGTTGTCTGGACCGTTATCATGCTCGCGATACTGTTTCAGATACGCGGACTGTGGCCAGCCGTGCGTGCCGAGATCGGCTCGAAACGCAAGCTGATCGCCTATACTGCCACCACTATCCTAATCGCCACCAACTGGGGTGTCTTCATCTGGGCCATCAATGACCAGCGGATTGTGCAGGTCAGCCTCGGCTATTACATCAACCCGCTGGTTGTGGTGGCTCTCGCCATGATCTTCCTCGGCGAACGACTGCGGCGATTGCAGGCAATCTCTGTGGTCTTTGCCATTGCCGGGGTCGGATACAGTGTCTGGCAGGTCGGCAATATTCCGCTCGTCACCCTCTGCCTCGCCTTCAGCTTCTCGACCTATGCCGTGATCCGCAAGCGTGAGGGACTGGACCCGTTCATCGGGCTGTTCGTGGAAACCCTGCTGCTGGTGCCCGTCGCCGTCGCCTATATCGCCTATCGTGAGCTAGAGGGCGTGGGCGCGATCATGAATACCGGCATCGGCACCCATGTCCTGCTGTTCCTCGCCGGGATCGTCACCGCCATTCCCCTGATCTGTTACATGCAAGGTGCGAGACACCTGCCGCTCAAGACCATGGGGCTGCTATCCTATATCGCGCCGAGCCTGCAACTGCTGGTTGGTGTCGCGCTCTATGGTGAGGCATTCACCACCGATACCATGATCACCTTTGGCCTGATCTGGATCGGATTGGCGATCTATACCACCGACAGCTTCCACGCCCGGCGCAAACCGAAACCGCCGGTCACACCGTAA
- a CDS encoding 30S ribosomal protein S4, producing MNRRQTPKHKIDRRLGVNLWGRPKSPLNKREYAPGQHGQRRKKPSDYGTQLMAKQKLKGYYGNIGEKQFRRYYQDATRRKGDTAENLISLLERRLDMVVYRMKFVPTIFAARQFVNHGHIRVNGQKVNIPSYMVKDGDVIEVKEKSRELPVVLDAQALQERDVPEYMDVDFKTMKGTYVRSPAMADVPYPVVMEPNLVIEFYSR from the coding sequence ATGAACCGTCGTCAGACGCCAAAGCATAAGATTGACCGCCGTTTGGGTGTGAACCTCTGGGGTCGCCCGAAAAGCCCGCTGAACAAGCGTGAATACGCACCAGGCCAACACGGCCAGCGTCGCAAGAAGCCATCCGATTACGGCACCCAGCTGATGGCCAAGCAGAAGCTGAAAGGCTACTACGGCAACATCGGTGAGAAACAGTTCCGCCGCTACTATCAGGACGCCACCCGTCGTAAGGGTGATACCGCTGAAAACCTCATCAGCCTGCTCGAGCGCCGTCTGGACATGGTCGTCTATCGCATGAAATTCGTGCCGACCATCTTCGCCGCTCGTCAGTTCGTCAACCACGGCCACATCCGTGTCAACGGCCAGAAGGTCAATATTCCTTCTTACATGGTCAAAGACGGCGATGTGATCGAGGTCAAGGAAAAGTCCCGCGAGCTGCCAGTCGTTCTCGACGCACAGGCGCTGCAGGAGCGTGACGTTCCCGAGTACATGGACGTTGATTTCAAAACCATGAAGGGCACCTATGTTCGCAGCCCAGCCATGGCTGACGTTCCTTACCCGGTCGTCATGGAACCAAACCTGGTTATCGAATTCTACTCACGCTAA